Proteins from a genomic interval of Arthrobacter sp. CAN_C5:
- a CDS encoding tRNA (adenine-N1)-methyltransferase gives MNTPGTTPADHPPHGAAARRGPFRPGERVQLTDEKGRMNTITLTPGGAFHTHKGFLLHDGLIGSLEGTVLENTSGQLYQALRPLLSDFVLSMPRGAAVVYPKDAGQIITMADIYPGARVVEAGVGSGALSISLLRAVGDAGYLHSFERRSEFADIAQGNVETIFGGPHPAWKISLGDFQEQVVEQEEPGSVDRVVLDMLAPWECLDAVATVLAPGGVWISYVATVTQLSRTAEAIRADGRFTEPDGWESMVRGWHLEGLAVRPDHRMVAHTGFLLITRRLAHGVTGLTTKRRPSKTDFSAEDLNAWTPQAVGEREVSDKRLRRVARDASSTIQRGALPADEAQARRDQVAADTLRASDESSDQ, from the coding sequence ATGAACACCCCCGGAACTACCCCCGCGGACCACCCACCCCACGGGGCCGCCGCCCGCCGGGGCCCTTTCCGCCCGGGTGAGCGCGTGCAGCTGACCGACGAGAAGGGCAGGATGAACACCATCACCCTGACCCCCGGCGGCGCGTTTCACACCCATAAAGGGTTCCTGCTACACGACGGGTTGATCGGTTCCCTCGAGGGCACCGTCCTGGAAAACACCAGCGGCCAGCTCTACCAAGCACTGCGCCCGTTGCTCTCCGACTTTGTCCTTTCAATGCCCCGCGGGGCGGCAGTGGTCTATCCCAAGGACGCCGGCCAGATCATCACCATGGCCGACATCTATCCGGGGGCGCGCGTGGTCGAGGCCGGTGTCGGTTCGGGAGCGCTGTCCATCTCCCTTCTCCGGGCCGTCGGCGACGCCGGCTACCTCCACTCCTTTGAACGCCGCTCCGAATTCGCAGACATCGCGCAGGGCAACGTCGAAACCATCTTCGGTGGGCCCCACCCGGCATGGAAGATCAGCCTGGGTGACTTCCAGGAACAGGTGGTGGAGCAGGAGGAACCGGGCAGCGTCGACCGCGTGGTCCTCGACATGCTCGCGCCGTGGGAATGCCTGGACGCAGTGGCCACGGTGCTTGCCCCCGGCGGTGTCTGGATCAGCTACGTGGCCACCGTGACCCAGCTGTCCCGGACAGCTGAAGCGATCCGGGCCGACGGGCGGTTCACCGAACCGGACGGCTGGGAGTCAATGGTGCGCGGCTGGCACCTGGAAGGACTCGCGGTGCGGCCCGACCACCGGATGGTGGCACACACGGGGTTCCTGCTGATCACCCGCCGCCTGGCGCACGGGGTCACCGGGCTGACCACGAAGCGGCGCCCCTCGAAGACCGATTTCAGCGCCGAGGACCTGAACGCGTGGACCCCCCAGGCGGTGGGCGAGCGTGAGGTCTCCGACAAGCGACTGAGGAGGGTCGCGCGCGATGCCAGCTCCACCATCCAGCGCGGCGCCCTGCCGGCCGACGAAGCCCAGGCCCGCCGTGACCAAGTTGCTGCCGATACCCTCCGTGCGTCGGACGAGTCCTCCGACCAGTAG
- a CDS encoding site-2 protease family protein: MTSPEPQALQRREGLSLGRLWGIPIVLAWSWFIIAIFVVLVFGPQVERAFPGIGLGAYGVALSYALLLAASVLVHELAHALSARVFGWPTARIVLNLWGGHTQFEHFNASPGRSLIVALAGPAANFLLALGGWLALPLFEPQSVGRLLADIFIWANLLVAVFNVLPGLPLDGGRIVESAVWKATGNQDKGTVAAGWAGRIIVILLVAAVVGLPLLVGGTPDLTVVVIAAVMGAFLWMGATAAIRNAQMRLRLPAVSAGRLKQPALSIAAGTSVETVRRLVRDNPGAAVVLTGATGVPEAVVDTGALVSVPDDAADSTPINAVARALAPGAYVPESAQGQELVQFLAKLPGTEYAVIDRQGRVTGLLHQATVISAITGKPHPGQHS; encoded by the coding sequence GTGACCTCACCCGAGCCCCAGGCGCTGCAACGGCGCGAGGGCCTCTCGCTGGGGCGGTTGTGGGGGATACCCATTGTGCTCGCCTGGTCCTGGTTCATCATCGCCATCTTCGTGGTGCTGGTTTTCGGGCCCCAGGTGGAACGCGCGTTCCCCGGTATCGGGCTCGGCGCCTACGGGGTGGCGCTGAGCTACGCGCTGCTGCTCGCCGCCTCCGTTCTGGTCCACGAGTTGGCCCACGCCCTGTCGGCACGCGTCTTCGGCTGGCCGACCGCCCGCATCGTGCTGAACCTCTGGGGCGGACACACCCAGTTTGAACACTTCAACGCCAGTCCTGGCCGCTCCCTCATCGTCGCGCTGGCGGGTCCTGCCGCAAACTTCCTCCTGGCTCTCGGGGGCTGGCTTGCCCTCCCACTGTTCGAACCTCAGTCGGTGGGGCGACTGCTCGCCGACATCTTCATCTGGGCGAATCTCCTGGTCGCCGTATTCAATGTGTTGCCCGGGCTTCCCCTCGACGGCGGAAGGATCGTTGAATCGGCCGTCTGGAAGGCCACCGGCAATCAGGACAAGGGAACGGTCGCAGCGGGCTGGGCTGGCCGGATCATCGTGATCCTCCTGGTCGCTGCCGTGGTCGGGCTTCCCCTGCTGGTGGGCGGCACGCCCGACCTGACGGTCGTCGTCATCGCCGCCGTGATGGGCGCGTTCCTGTGGATGGGGGCGACGGCGGCCATCCGCAACGCACAGATGCGGCTTCGCCTGCCCGCGGTCAGCGCGGGACGGCTGAAGCAACCGGCCCTAAGTATCGCCGCCGGAACCTCGGTGGAGACCGTCCGGCGGCTCGTCAGGGACAACCCGGGAGCCGCGGTTGTCCTCACCGGCGCCACCGGGGTGCCCGAGGCCGTGGTGGACACCGGCGCGCTGGTCAGCGTGCCCGACGACGCCGCGGACAGCACCCCGATCAATGCCGTGGCGCGGGCGCTTGCCCCCGGAGCCTATGTGCCTGAGTCCGCGCAGGGCCAGGAACTGGTCCAGTTCCTGGCAAAACTCCCCGGCACCGAATACGCGGTGATCGACCGTCAGGGCCGCGTCACCGGGCTACTGCATCAGGCGACCGTTATCTCCGCGATTACCGGCAAGCCCCATCCCGGCCAGCACTCCTAA
- a CDS encoding HAD family phosphatase encodes MATPDPSTAAPISGQATRENAGELHDGTLPKGLLQAVLWDMDGTIVDTEPYWIQAEKDLVAAHGGSWSTTQAEALVGQALSFSAGALQEAGVALSIRDIIDHLIAEVQARVAESAPWRPGARELLAELVAQGIPCAMVTMSEKLLADEVVRQLPPGTFDFLVTGDMVQRGKPDPEPYQLAFDALGGADGALLKHRVVAIEDSLPGATSAEAAGLVALAVPHMGPLPTDRGWYEWPTLADRSVADLTRLVHGHRGAPVEQAAL; translated from the coding sequence ATGGCTACCCCCGATCCCAGTACAGCTGCGCCGATTTCCGGGCAGGCAACCCGCGAGAACGCAGGGGAACTGCACGACGGGACTCTGCCGAAGGGACTGCTCCAGGCGGTCCTCTGGGACATGGACGGCACCATTGTCGACACCGAGCCCTACTGGATCCAGGCCGAGAAGGATCTGGTCGCGGCGCACGGCGGCAGCTGGTCCACCACCCAGGCGGAGGCCCTGGTGGGTCAGGCACTGTCCTTCTCGGCTGGCGCCCTGCAGGAAGCCGGTGTCGCCCTGTCCATCCGCGACATCATCGATCACCTCATCGCTGAGGTGCAGGCCCGGGTGGCCGAGTCTGCCCCGTGGCGCCCGGGAGCGCGCGAACTGTTGGCGGAACTCGTGGCGCAAGGCATCCCCTGCGCCATGGTCACCATGTCCGAGAAGCTTCTGGCCGACGAGGTGGTGCGGCAGCTCCCACCGGGCACCTTCGATTTCCTGGTCACCGGGGATATGGTGCAGCGCGGGAAGCCTGACCCCGAGCCCTACCAGCTGGCTTTCGACGCCCTCGGCGGGGCTGACGGCGCCCTCCTCAAACACCGCGTGGTGGCCATCGAAGACTCCCTGCCCGGCGCCACATCCGCCGAAGCCGCCGGGCTGGTAGCCCTCGCGGTGCCACACATGGGACCCCTGCCGACGGATCGCGGCTGGTACGAGTGGCCCACCCTGGCGGACCGGTCGGTCGCCGACCTCACGCGGCTGGTCCACGGCCACCGCGGAGCACCGGTGGAGCAGGCCGCGCTGTGA
- a CDS encoding PAC2 family protein, whose product MRGLFQDSAAPDRRVTIMLAAFEGWNDAGEAASDALKFMGRYWGSEKVATIDADEFYDFQFTRPVVSRNSKGQRKIKWPTTRITNASVPDTNVDLILVHGVEPSYKWRAYTAELIASAKELDVDCIILVGALLADVPHTRPIPVTVTSDDELVRENLNVEPSTYEGPIGIVGVLSEVGLLADIPTLSLWAAVPHYVGQSPSPKAQLALLNRLEEMLHLSLDMHLLVEESEAWERGVDELAIEDPEVAAYVRQLEEAKDTAELPEASGESIAREFERYLKKRRKD is encoded by the coding sequence ATCCGTGGCCTTTTCCAGGATAGTGCTGCGCCCGATCGCAGGGTCACGATCATGCTCGCCGCCTTCGAGGGGTGGAATGACGCCGGCGAAGCGGCCAGCGACGCCCTGAAGTTCATGGGCAGGTACTGGGGCAGCGAAAAGGTTGCGACGATCGACGCCGACGAGTTCTACGACTTCCAGTTCACCCGCCCCGTGGTGTCACGGAACTCCAAGGGCCAGCGCAAGATCAAGTGGCCCACCACGCGGATCACCAACGCATCGGTTCCGGATACCAACGTGGACCTGATCCTGGTGCACGGGGTGGAACCGTCCTACAAGTGGCGAGCCTACACAGCGGAGCTGATTGCCTCCGCCAAGGAACTTGATGTTGACTGCATCATTCTGGTGGGTGCGCTCCTGGCCGATGTGCCACACACCCGCCCCATCCCCGTCACCGTCACCTCGGACGACGAGCTGGTCCGGGAAAACCTCAACGTCGAGCCCTCAACCTACGAGGGCCCCATCGGGATTGTCGGGGTACTCAGCGAGGTGGGGTTGCTCGCCGACATTCCGACCCTGTCCCTCTGGGCAGCGGTCCCCCATTATGTGGGACAGTCACCCTCGCCCAAGGCACAGCTTGCCCTGTTGAACCGGCTCGAGGAGATGCTCCACCTTTCACTGGACATGCACCTTCTGGTGGAGGAGTCGGAGGCGTGGGAGCGCGGCGTCGACGAGTTGGCCATCGAGGACCCCGAGGTGGCCGCCTACGTGCGCCAGCTGGAAGAGGCGAAAGACACCGCCGAGCTTCCCGAGGCCAGCGGTGAATCGATCGCCCGCGAGTTCGAGCGGTACCTCAAGAAGCGTCGCAAGGACTGA
- the mshC gene encoding cysteine--1-D-myo-inosityl 2-amino-2-deoxy-alpha-D-glucopyranoside ligase, producing MIAWNSRPIPALPGQTAGIGLYDTKQQQLVNLPPEPGQGLYVCGITPYDATHMGHAATYVAFDLLNRLWRDSGAVVNYVQNVTDIDDPLLERATATGVDWMDLAIEQTDLFREDMYELNVIPPEHYIGAVESIGWIVPVIESLLERGIAYPVAGDGAEPDGDIYFSVDAATASLSGPEAWFLGAVSHLGEDEMTGLFAERGGDPERPGKRHPMDPLLWRVARSGEPDWDGNTLGRGRPGWHIECAVIAQRFLNLPFTVQAGGSDLVFPHHEMSAAHAEAATGTPLARHFAHAGMVGLDGEKMSKSRGNLVLVSTLRRDGVDPAAIRLAILNHHYRSDWSWTDKVIPRAQDQLASWRLALGSATTESAAGLTQELRSALANDLDAPAAVAAVDRWAAVAPATAGTAAGADAVVDALDALLGIRLTR from the coding sequence GTGATTGCGTGGAACTCTCGACCTATTCCTGCCCTGCCTGGCCAGACAGCCGGCATCGGCCTGTACGACACCAAACAGCAGCAGCTGGTGAACCTGCCGCCGGAACCCGGGCAGGGACTGTATGTCTGCGGAATCACCCCCTATGACGCCACCCATATGGGCCACGCGGCCACGTATGTCGCGTTCGATCTCCTGAACCGTCTCTGGCGGGACTCGGGCGCCGTCGTGAACTATGTCCAGAACGTCACCGACATCGACGACCCCCTGCTGGAGCGGGCAACCGCCACCGGGGTGGACTGGATGGACCTCGCCATCGAGCAGACCGATCTGTTCCGTGAAGACATGTACGAACTCAACGTCATCCCACCCGAGCACTACATCGGGGCGGTGGAGTCCATCGGCTGGATCGTGCCGGTGATTGAATCCCTGCTGGAGCGCGGCATCGCGTACCCGGTGGCGGGCGACGGCGCCGAGCCCGACGGCGACATCTACTTCTCGGTGGACGCCGCGACGGCTTCGCTATCGGGTCCCGAAGCGTGGTTCCTCGGAGCGGTGTCCCACCTGGGAGAGGACGAAATGACCGGACTCTTCGCCGAACGCGGCGGGGACCCGGAACGTCCCGGCAAGCGGCACCCGATGGACCCCCTGCTCTGGCGGGTGGCCCGGAGCGGCGAGCCCGACTGGGACGGGAACACCCTGGGACGGGGACGGCCCGGCTGGCACATCGAATGCGCGGTGATCGCCCAGCGGTTCCTGAACCTGCCCTTCACCGTGCAGGCTGGCGGCTCCGACCTGGTGTTCCCGCACCACGAGATGAGTGCGGCCCACGCGGAAGCGGCCACCGGCACCCCGCTGGCCCGGCACTTCGCCCACGCCGGGATGGTGGGACTCGACGGCGAGAAGATGAGCAAGTCCCGCGGCAACCTGGTGCTCGTGTCCACCCTGCGCCGCGACGGCGTCGACCCTGCAGCAATCCGGCTGGCGATCCTGAACCACCACTATCGCTCCGACTGGTCCTGGACCGACAAGGTGATTCCCCGCGCCCAGGACCAGCTGGCCAGCTGGCGTCTTGCACTGGGCTCCGCCACCACCGAATCGGCGGCAGGGCTCACCCAGGAGTTGCGCAGCGCCCTGGCCAACGATCTTGACGCCCCGGCGGCCGTGGCAGCCGTCGACCGGTGGGCGGCAGTCGCACCCGCGACCGCTGGCACGGCGGCCGGCGCGGACGCCGTCGTCGACGCACTGGACGCCCTGCTGGGCATCAGGCTCACCCGTTAA
- a CDS encoding undecaprenyl-diphosphate phosphatase, which yields MNWIEAAILGLVQGLTEFLPISSSAHLRIVGEFLPNAQDPGAAFTAITQLGTETAVVVFFWRDIVRIIKAWTGSLVGKVHTSDPDVRMGWLVILGSLPIGILGLLFQDQIESTLRSMWLTATMLIVFGLILAVADAVGKQDRTLEQLTFRHGIFYGFAQALALIPGVSRSGGTITAGLFMGYNREAAARYSFLLAIPAVFASGFFQLVKSFDEPGPYGLGETALATGIAFVVGFVIIGWFLKFVSTRSYGLFVWYRILLGLALFLLLGFGIINP from the coding sequence GTGAATTGGATCGAAGCTGCCATCCTGGGCCTGGTGCAGGGCCTGACGGAATTTCTCCCCATCTCCTCCAGCGCCCACCTGCGCATTGTCGGCGAGTTCCTGCCCAACGCCCAGGATCCGGGTGCCGCCTTCACCGCGATTACCCAGCTGGGCACCGAGACGGCGGTGGTGGTGTTCTTCTGGCGCGACATTGTCCGGATCATCAAGGCCTGGACCGGGTCGCTGGTTGGCAAGGTCCACACAAGCGACCCTGATGTGAGAATGGGCTGGCTGGTGATCCTCGGCAGCCTGCCCATCGGCATTCTGGGTTTGCTGTTCCAGGACCAGATCGAAAGCACACTGCGCAGCATGTGGCTGACCGCCACCATGCTGATCGTGTTCGGGCTGATCCTGGCGGTCGCCGATGCCGTCGGGAAGCAGGATCGAACACTTGAGCAGCTGACCTTTCGCCACGGAATCTTCTACGGTTTCGCCCAGGCACTTGCCCTGATTCCCGGCGTGTCCCGGTCGGGTGGCACCATTACCGCCGGCCTGTTCATGGGCTACAACCGTGAGGCCGCGGCCCGCTACTCCTTCCTGCTGGCCATCCCGGCGGTCTTCGCCAGCGGGTTCTTCCAGCTGGTCAAAAGCTTCGACGAACCCGGCCCGTACGGGCTGGGGGAGACGGCCCTCGCCACCGGCATCGCGTTCGTGGTCGGTTTCGTCATCATCGGCTGGTTCCTCAAGTTCGTCTCGACCCGCAGCTATGGCCTCTTCGTCTGGTACCGGATCCTGCTCGGGCTGGCGCTGTTCCTGCTGCTCGGGTTCGGCATCATCAACCCTTGA
- a CDS encoding aldo/keto reductase, with translation MQWQNVGSSGLAVSRVGLGTMTWGQDADEETAREQLRLFTEGGGTLVGTAARYSDGRAEAMLGDLIGDIVARSELVLAVQGGLARSHGGVRRSDASRKGLLDSLDASLARLGTDHVDLWLAPARQAGVPLDETLGALEVAYRTGRARYVGVSNQAGWELALASATAGFPLVAHEAEYSLLNRTVEREATPAALALGVGLLAWAPLGRGVLTGKYRGQTPADSRAASDLWAPYVEPYLTGRPHRVVEAVVTAAKGLDLAPLEVALRWVLHRPTVTAALVGARTSHQLKDVLAAAQDPLPQQISEVLGEVSAPS, from the coding sequence ATGCAGTGGCAAAACGTGGGCAGCAGCGGTCTGGCGGTATCCCGTGTGGGATTGGGCACTATGACCTGGGGTCAGGATGCGGATGAAGAAACCGCCCGTGAACAGCTGCGCCTGTTCACCGAGGGCGGGGGCACGCTGGTGGGCACCGCTGCCCGCTACTCGGATGGCCGGGCGGAGGCGATGCTGGGAGACCTGATCGGCGACATTGTGGCCCGCTCCGAGCTGGTCCTCGCCGTGCAGGGTGGGCTTGCCCGCTCACACGGAGGTGTTCGCCGGTCCGACGCGTCGCGCAAGGGACTGCTCGACTCTCTCGACGCCTCCCTGGCCCGGCTGGGGACGGACCACGTTGACCTGTGGCTGGCGCCGGCCCGGCAAGCCGGGGTGCCGCTGGACGAAACACTCGGGGCGTTGGAAGTCGCCTACCGTACCGGGCGTGCCCGCTACGTCGGGGTGTCCAACCAGGCGGGCTGGGAGCTCGCCCTCGCATCGGCGACCGCCGGTTTCCCGCTGGTCGCCCACGAGGCCGAGTATTCACTGCTGAACCGCACGGTGGAACGGGAGGCAACCCCCGCGGCCCTGGCCCTGGGTGTCGGTCTGCTCGCCTGGGCTCCGCTGGGCCGTGGCGTACTGACAGGCAAGTACCGCGGGCAGACCCCCGCGGATTCCCGGGCGGCGTCGGACCTGTGGGCGCCGTATGTGGAGCCGTATCTCACCGGCCGCCCGCACCGCGTCGTCGAGGCGGTAGTGACGGCGGCGAAGGGCCTGGATCTGGCGCCCCTTGAGGTAGCGCTGCGCTGGGTGCTGCACCGACCAACCGTGACCGCCGCACTGGTCGGGGCCCGGACCAGTCATCAGCTCAAGGACGTGCTCGCCGCGGCTCAGGACCCGCTGCCGCAGCAGATCTCCGAGGTGCTGGGCGAGGTATCGGCGCCGTCCTAG
- a CDS encoding DUF5703 family protein: MREQFLNATTAPKRGVERRYEYLVLTVKAGEPVNAARQALTEHAEYGKWELERSCIYIGGGRRYWMRRKVMRVERTA; this comes from the coding sequence ATGCGCGAACAATTTCTAAACGCGACGACGGCACCAAAGCGCGGTGTCGAGCGCCGCTACGAGTACCTGGTGTTGACCGTTAAAGCGGGCGAGCCGGTCAACGCCGCACGTCAGGCGCTGACCGAACACGCCGAGTACGGGAAGTGGGAGCTGGAGCGCAGCTGCATCTACATCGGCGGTGGGCGTCGCTACTGGATGCGCCGCAAGGTGATGCGGGTGGAGCGGACGGCGTAG
- a CDS encoding acyl-CoA dehydrogenase family protein, with protein sequence MDTPVEILPDSLLETFRERAAGYDSRNEFFHADLADLRETGYLALMAATGDGGRGLGIEATAACQRRLASAAPATALAINMHLVWTGVALLLQRRGDASLDYVLREAAQGELYAFGLSEPGNDAVLFDSVTMATPQVGGGYAFAGTKIFTSLAPAWTRLGVFGKTTATDGTEQLVHGFVTRGTPGVHTVQDWDTLGMRASQSHTTRLDDVVVPAERIFRHLPVGPNADPLVFAIFAAFETLLSAVYTGIGDRALALAVGSAGQRTTGKGLPLAQTPEVRWQVADAAMAMDSLDAQLRSVARDLDAGADHGGRWFAKLVGLKLRATAVAREVTDAALHLAGGQGFRTGSEIGRLHRDVLAGQYHPSSTESAHRTVATAWLGQLEDT encoded by the coding sequence GTGGACACACCAGTTGAAATCCTCCCGGACAGCCTCCTCGAGACGTTCCGGGAGCGCGCCGCGGGCTACGACTCCCGGAACGAGTTCTTCCACGCCGATCTCGCCGACCTCAGGGAGACCGGCTACCTTGCCCTGATGGCCGCCACGGGCGACGGCGGTCGCGGGCTGGGCATCGAAGCGACGGCCGCCTGCCAGCGGCGGCTGGCATCGGCCGCGCCGGCCACGGCGCTGGCCATCAACATGCATCTCGTGTGGACGGGGGTCGCCCTGCTCCTGCAGCGTCGGGGTGACGCCTCCCTGGACTACGTTCTCCGGGAGGCCGCCCAGGGGGAGCTGTACGCGTTCGGGCTGTCCGAGCCGGGCAACGACGCGGTCCTCTTCGATTCCGTCACCATGGCGACGCCCCAGGTGGGCGGCGGGTATGCGTTCGCGGGCACCAAGATCTTTACCAGCCTCGCGCCAGCCTGGACCCGGTTGGGTGTGTTCGGCAAGACCACGGCAACCGACGGTACTGAGCAGCTGGTGCACGGCTTCGTGACCCGGGGCACCCCCGGGGTCCACACGGTTCAGGACTGGGACACCCTCGGGATGCGTGCCAGCCAGTCACACACCACCCGGCTCGACGACGTCGTCGTCCCTGCCGAGCGCATCTTCAGGCACCTGCCCGTGGGCCCGAACGCCGACCCGCTGGTGTTCGCCATTTTTGCGGCCTTCGAGACGCTTCTATCAGCGGTTTACACGGGGATCGGCGACCGGGCGCTGGCTCTGGCGGTCGGCTCTGCCGGCCAGCGGACCACCGGCAAGGGGCTACCGCTGGCACAGACCCCGGAGGTCCGCTGGCAGGTCGCCGACGCGGCAATGGCCATGGATTCCCTCGACGCGCAACTGCGGTCCGTGGCACGCGACCTCGACGCCGGCGCCGACCATGGGGGCCGTTGGTTCGCGAAACTGGTGGGGCTGAAGCTGCGGGCCACCGCGGTGGCCCGCGAGGTCACTGACGCCGCGCTGCATCTGGCGGGAGGGCAGGGCTTCCGGACCGGAAGCGAGATTGGCAGGCTCCACCGTGACGTGCTTGCGGGCCAGTACCATCCGTCGTCCACCGAGTCGGCCCACCGGACCGTGGCCACAGCCTGGCTCGGCCAGCTGGAGGACACGTAG
- a CDS encoding M20/M25/M40 family metallo-hydrolase — protein MTNILPEDEVVRICQELIRIDTSNYGDNVGPGERAAAEYTAGLIEEVGLGTQIFESEPGRASVIARMPGSDPSLPALVVHGHLDVVPAQKEDWTVDPFSGEEKDGLIWGRGAVDMKDMDAMILSVLRSMQREKIQSKRDLIFGFFADEEAGGKYGASWLVDTQPGLFEGATEAISEVGGFSATIGGQRTYLLQTAEKGISWLRLVAHGRAGHGSQINTDNAVTRLARAVTRVGEYKWPIELTPTTRQFLDGVTELTGVEFDADNPDTLLAELGTVARFVGATLQNTSNPTVLKSGYKHNVIPGTAEALIDVRTLPGQEEQVLATIKELAGAGVDVTYDHKDVSLEVPFAGNLVDSMIDALHSQDPGAKVLPYTLSGGTDNKSLSRLGITGYGFAPLQLPDELDFTGMFHGVDERVPTESLKFGSRVLNRLLTTY, from the coding sequence GTGACGAACATCTTGCCCGAAGACGAAGTTGTCCGCATCTGCCAGGAACTCATCCGCATTGACACCTCCAACTATGGCGACAATGTGGGACCTGGCGAGCGAGCGGCAGCCGAGTACACGGCGGGCCTGATCGAGGAAGTCGGCCTGGGCACGCAGATCTTCGAGTCCGAGCCAGGTCGCGCTTCAGTGATCGCCCGGATGCCCGGCTCCGATCCGTCGCTGCCCGCTCTGGTGGTGCACGGCCATCTGGACGTTGTCCCCGCGCAAAAAGAGGACTGGACGGTCGACCCGTTCAGCGGCGAGGAGAAGGACGGCCTCATCTGGGGCCGCGGCGCCGTGGACATGAAGGACATGGACGCCATGATCCTCTCGGTGCTGCGCAGCATGCAGCGCGAGAAGATCCAGTCCAAGCGCGATCTGATCTTCGGTTTCTTCGCCGACGAGGAAGCTGGCGGGAAATACGGTGCGTCCTGGCTGGTCGACACCCAGCCCGGACTGTTCGAGGGCGCCACCGAGGCCATCTCCGAGGTCGGCGGCTTCTCTGCCACGATCGGAGGCCAGCGGACCTACCTGCTGCAGACCGCCGAGAAGGGCATCTCCTGGTTACGCCTGGTGGCCCACGGCCGCGCCGGCCACGGCTCACAGATCAACACCGACAACGCGGTGACCCGACTGGCACGCGCCGTCACCCGCGTGGGGGAGTACAAGTGGCCGATCGAGCTGACCCCCACCACCCGCCAGTTCCTCGACGGTGTGACGGAACTCACCGGCGTCGAGTTCGACGCCGACAACCCCGACACCCTGCTCGCCGAGCTTGGCACCGTCGCGCGCTTCGTCGGTGCCACCCTGCAGAACACCTCCAATCCGACGGTGCTCAAGAGCGGGTACAAGCACAACGTCATCCCCGGCACCGCTGAGGCGCTGATCGATGTGCGCACGCTTCCCGGCCAGGAGGAGCAGGTCCTCGCCACCATCAAGGAACTCGCAGGCGCCGGCGTCGACGTCACCTACGACCACAAGGACGTTTCCCTAGAGGTGCCGTTCGCCGGAAACCTGGTCGACTCGATGATCGATGCCCTCCACAGCCAGGACCCGGGCGCCAAGGTCCTGCCCTACACGCTCTCCGGAGGCACCGACAACAAGTCACTCAGTCGCCTGGGCATCACCGGGTACGGGTTCGCCCCCCTCCAGCTCCCCGACGAACTCGACTTCACCGGCATGTTCCACGGGGTCGACGAGCGGGTCCCCACCGAGTCCCTGAAGTTCGGCTCACGCGTCCTCAACCGGCTGCTCACCACCTACTAG
- a CDS encoding multicopper oxidase domain-containing protein produces MSATFTELRAAGIPITRSCALLGRPRATHYRHARGPVQGPRPARAVPENGQALSGAERAAVLALINIPAYADLAIGQIWARELDEARYWCSVSSMYRIKVVGDSAQTPRPVPAGPALRDLRAEPVAGRKTLNFAMGMAGNMGGDAATMGGMGSGEDTMMAFTINGQEFNPERTDTPVTAGTVEEWTLINSSPMDHPIHLHVWPMQIIDDGYRDVSEPRWQDVVNVPARGQVKVLIAFEDFPGRTVYHCHILDHEDQGMMGTVEAR; encoded by the coding sequence ATGAGCGCGACATTCACCGAGCTACGTGCGGCGGGGATACCAATCACCAGGTCCTGCGCCCTGCTGGGTCGCCCACGGGCCACCCACTACCGCCACGCCCGCGGTCCGGTGCAGGGTCCGCGACCGGCCCGGGCCGTGCCTGAAAACGGCCAGGCGCTCTCGGGCGCCGAGCGGGCGGCGGTGCTCGCGCTGATCAACATTCCGGCGTACGCGGATCTGGCGATCGGCCAGATCTGGGCCCGCGAGCTCGATGAGGCTCGCTACTGGTGCTCAGTGTCCTCGATGTATCGGATCAAGGTGGTAGGCGATTCGGCCCAAACCCCGAGACCAGTCCCCGCTGGCCCCGCGCTGCGGGACCTGCGCGCAGAACCAGTCGCCGGACGCAAGACCCTGAACTTCGCCATGGGCATGGCCGGCAACATGGGCGGTGACGCTGCCACGATGGGTGGTATGGGCAGCGGGGAGGACACCATGATGGCCTTCACCATCAACGGCCAGGAATTCAACCCAGAACGAACCGACACCCCGGTCACGGCCGGAACAGTCGAGGAATGGACCCTGATCAACTCCAGTCCCATGGATCACCCCATACACCTGCACGTGTGGCCCATGCAGATCATCGACGACGGTTACCGCGACGTCTCCGAACCGAGGTGGCAGGACGTCGTCAACGTCCCGGCCCGCGGGCAGGTGAAAGTCCTCATCGCTTTCGAAGACTTCCCCGGACGCACCGTCTACCACTGCCACATCCTCGACCACGAAGACCAAGGCATGATGGGCACCGTCGAAGCCCGCTGA